The window AGGCCCAGGCATGGCCCATGGCGTGCCGCGTGCCGGGCCTAGCCCGTTTAGCTCAGGCCGTGCCGTGCCTGGGCCGTGCCGTTCCTGCGTGCTACCGGGCCGGCCCAGTTAGCACGGCCCATTTGGCCAGCTATAAGAGGAACCTAGGgttccgccgccgccaccgcaagAGCCTCAGGCGCCTCCACTCTCCGCCGCCGCAAGAGCTACATAGATTAGTATTTGTACGGACCTCTAATTATATGTATGGATTATTAGTTATATGGACGGTCTAATCCTTTAGCTCTCTTTTGTACGGATTATTAGTTATATGGACTATCTTTTGTACTGTATGGGCAATTGTGACTTGCATGGACTAGCGATGTGACATCATAATTCTTTTGCTCACTAttattctatatatatatatatgagcaAGAAAGTGAGAAAATTATTATTATGAAATATTTTATGCATTACTATAGAACAAATCATTCCCTGTCAGTCAAAATACCATTAAAAAATCTATTAACACTGAATCAACAAGTTACACTGATCTCAATGCTTTAAAGGCATTTCCGCCTTTTCACCAGCTCATAGTCGTTTTCACAGCTGCGTTGCCAAACAGCTAACCTTCACTACAGCTGTTTCCTTAGCACAGCTGTTTTGCCAGCACAGCAAGCCCACAGCTGAATCTGTTGAAACTGAAGCCCAAACAAACACAGTCGTTATCACTAGCTGCACATACCACCGGGTTCCTAGATGGAGCCCCCAAGCTCAGATATGAAACTTTCGACGAAAGAATGGGTTGCATGTGGACTTTGGAGGACTGCTTCATGAATTACTTTTCGTCTAGCTGTCCAGATCACCTAAGTGTAAAGAACTAGCTTGATCAGGCTTGCCCGAACATTTTGGCTGGGTGTTAAAACAGACAGGGAGCATCGGGGTTTCAAATTCTAAGATTGGGGAACGTACTCCCAGCAGTGGTATTACATAATCGGGCTGACGGTCAGCCAAATTTGCTAGGTTTCAGAACTATTGATCTGGCCGACGTGTACAAAATCAAACAAATATTAACAACtttacaaaaagaaaaaaattgaaataattcCAAGTTTACacagaaagaaaaaaatgaaagaatAAGAATGAAACTGTAAATTAACCTGAAATCTTTTCAGCCCATGCACCATATCTTATTATGTGGTCCGAGTGACAGAATAAATGGCGAATCCGTCACACAGGGAACAATTCAAAGGGGGCAAACACTTTAATTCGAATATGAGCATCAAATGATACAAAGTTAGCTCTATATATAGAGGAGCCATTGCACCTGTTAACTGTACATGATAGTTTAAACCCGGCCTCATGATAGAATCACAGAACGCAGTGGAGAATACCACAAATGTATCATAGCGAAAATGGTTTCGCatacacatcaaatgtattacacGCAGTTAGCTGTGGCTCCTGCAGGAATAGACAGAAATAGTCAGTATTGTTGCCAAACTGAAAAGATGATTCTACATAACTGAAAAATATGCTCCCAAGTAATTCCACCCATAAATAAGCCAAAACAAACAACATATACTGATATATAAAGGTATTCTGAGATGCATATGCCAACCCCAAGAAGTTACCTGTCTCAATCCACCAGTACTAGCACTCCCCCCTGTAAGAAGCATTGAAATGAGTGATGTAACCGCACCACCTCCAGCCATTGAGGCACCACTTCCCGTATTCCGTATTGTTGAACGCATGGAATTCAGGATACTCCCATATGTGGTGGCTTGGCTTTGTTCAATAGCTTGGATGAAGCAAAATGTCATTGCACCAGTTGAAGTGATCTTTGACAAGGCCTGATAGGGAAATTCCAAGTGAATCACATATTAAAGCAGAGTAAAACAAACCTTACTAAGAAAATAGTAAAATAAAGTAATAAACTGCATGAAAGCATGGTTTGCCAAAGAAATTCTTATTATAATCACAAAAACAGTAGAGAGAATAAGTAGGCCAGAGCTTACTGAAGTATCCGCTGATGTCTGATTATCATCACAGCCGCTAAATGAAATAGCTTCCCCGCCACTAGTTCCTTTCCAGACACCAGATCGCGGTCTGTGATCTTCCCATACGTATTGCCCAGTCCTGTACCAAAATGGGTAAGAAACTTTAGCTGAAGATACACTACATCAGTTATATAGAAAGAATTCGATGCTCTGTAGATTTATACTAGTCACTGCATTGACAGAACCCAAACAGAACCTACAAGAAGAAGCATACAACTTGAAAATGCTGCGATCCTGAATTGATATGAAAAAACGTCATGGGAATGGGACTACAAAAATATGACACTGAACAACAACTAACAATCACATAATAACTTGACTTGATACTTAAGGGATGTAAGAACAGATCAACTACTGAAAAAGTTTGCAAAGAAGATTTTAGCTCGCTTGTGTTGAAATTTAATCAAGTGCCAAAATATATCATCATGAACTTAATATAATTATACCAACACGAGTTCATGTTTCTTGCAAGGATAGTAAGGTAAAATGTATTTCAAGATAATAAAGATTCAATTTTAGGTTAAAAAACAAGTAATTTATCATGACAAGATAGGAACCTGCTCATTCTACAGAGAAACGGCAAATCAAGTGCAGTCCCACTGTGGCAAGCATCTATGAGTGCATGAAGTTTAGCTCCATGGGGAAGTGGTCTAACAAGCGCAGCATTTATCTCATCATCCACAATCATTCCCTGTGTCTCAAAATCCAATGGGCAGAGGGTTTCATCCATCCCATCAACTTCATCTCCACTGTAGCTTCTTTGTTGTGCCCCATGGCCAGAATAATGAAACACCAATGAGTCTCCAGGTTGACAACCTTGTAAAAGCCAATACATGGCCATCCTTATGTTATGCTTTGTTGGGATTTTGTAAGGGTCGGTTTGTTCTTCTGCAAAACAACAAAGTAACATATGCATTTGATTATTGCGGGTTGGAGGAGTTAAAAATGCAGTAGATATCATCAGAAAACTAAAAACATGTACCAGAGAGTTTACAATCAATCAAAAACTTGCAGTTACTAGATTACCTAATCTAAATCAAATGTAACAACATATCATAGTAAGAGAGTATTCTTTATAATTAGGATTGAAGTCTGTGCACCTAGTATGGTTGTGACATTCTTATATTGTGAAACATGCATTATGTGGACAATCTAGATCCACAGTAGCAGCTTGCTTAACGACAAGCAAAACTAGCATCATACAGCCTTTACATTCTGATCAACGGCTCAGTAGTAGGAATATAATGGTTATCAAGGTTCAGTGGTAGAAAGaaaatatcatcatcaagtatCCCAGTGGATGTACAGAGCACAAAAGAACAGATGCTTAACACAAAGACCATCTAAAACTTGCAGATTCAGTTTGGCAGGATAGTTCCTGCCTGTGGAATTGAATTTCCTTTTCTTTGACTAATTACGGTATTTGGAATAATAGACAATATAAATAGTTAAAAGTAATAGACACATGAGCATTTGCATTTCACTAGATTAGATTCCTGTAACCATTAAGTAACTAACAAGGTGTAAAAACAAAGCTCATGATTGACGGCTAATGGATCAAACCAGTCTATAAACCTTTACCTCAATTCGCATAACTCGACATTAGAAAGCGACGGATAATTGGAAATAGCAAACCAAGTAACCAACCTTGTTAAGGTGCTTTTGAAAATCCCAATTTTCAGCTGAACTCAAACTATTTATTTACTGTGATAAAATTGTATGAAATAATCACTGATCTTAACCCAATTACACGCCAGTACCATAATATTATGATGTACCCTTTCGATATCAATGACGCAAATTACCATTTCTAATCACCCCCCATTTCCTCTACACATTCACCACAGGCCGCATGGGGTAGTAAATAGCTAATAGGCAGATATAATGAATCCAAAGCGCAAAGCATTCCCCCAATCCCCCTACTCCATCCTATCCTAACCCTAATAGTAGATAGAAAACAATCGCTTCACACGCCGAAGCACAGACACGGGGATCTGTGGGTAGGCAATTTAACGTCGAACCATGTTGATAACAGCAAAGGAAACACGTTAGACGAGGATTTTACCGGTGAGCATGATGATGGAGTCGTCGGGGAACCTGAAGCGGGTGGTGAGGAGGTGGCGCATGCACTTGGCGTCGTTGATGCAGCCCTTGAGCTCGTGCCGGGAGAAGCGGTACGAGATCCCGCAGATCACGGCGCGCTTCCGGCCGTGCGCGGCCGGGGGAGGCGGGCCccacgccggcgccggcgcctgCGCGCCCCGGGCGGGGTCCACGACGGGGCCAGGCGCGGGTGGCGCGGCGACGTTGGTGACGGCGCCGCAGATGGAGCAGCGGATGCAGGGCGCGCCGTGGGGCAGCTGCAGCGCCGTGCGGCAGCCGGAGCAGTTGACGAGCATCATCATCTCGCCGGCGGCAGGCGGAGGCGGCAGACGCGGGTGGGATTTGGTGGGCGGATTCGGCTCGGGTCTCCTTTGCGCGTGGGGTGGAGTCGCCGCCGTTGAAGGTGGTTGTTGTCGGCTTCCATTCCTTTTTACAAGGGGAGGGATATATTCCGCCGGCCCGGTGCATTGCCCTGCACGGTGCCTCCAAGTCTCGACTCCTGCCGTTGATCAACCGACCGACGGCTTGGATTGAGTAATGTGGTTGCTGTGCTGAGGTAGATGCGCGTAAGCTTTATTCCATTAAGACGGCAGAATCGCGGGTCACGGCACTGATTACATCATCGTCAGGGTGGCCGGTGAACCATTTTCAACGttccttagagcatctccagccgatCGCCCCAAGGGCTTGAAATATCGCCGCCTAGGGCCGAACCAGCGATAAAATCGGTGTGGGAGTGATTTGGTTCCCAGCCGCCGCCCCAGGTCGTCTTTAGGCGCCGATTTCGACCCACTTTGGCGCAAATTGACCCACTTTTCAGCCCACTTTTGACGCAAATTGGTCTTTTGTCGGTGCAAATTGACCAATTTCGGCCATATTCGTCGTGCTTCGTTGCAAATTCAACAGAAGCTattttttatcacatagttcatcacaaaaaatcaaatataaatcaaatagttcaacaaatacttcaatacaaattatatagttcaccaaataaaaactcatatttcatcacacgtcaAGCTAAGCGttgcccttgagcctccataggtgcttcatcagatcctgctgcagttgttgatgcacctgtgggtctcggatctcctgacgcatattgaggaaggcaatccaggttgccggtagctggtgatcaacttgggcAAGAGGACTCTGCCTGTAATATGGTTGagtgtcaaacactggctcttcctACTCGCTCTCAATGAtctgttgtgcaagatgacacagcaagtcatgatCTTCCACATTTGATCTCTGCCTGTaatatggttcagtgtcaaacactagctcttcctgctcgctctcaatgatcatgttgtgcaagatgacacagcaagtctgagcggggtaccggacaacagcaaatcgagattaGAGCACACCAAATgtccgctcgacatccttcctgcaagcctcctgacACTTGGCAAAGTGGGagttcttgcctcctggcacagggctcgagatagtcttcacaaatgtggaccatctcggatagatgccatctgCTAGGTATTATCCCTTGTTGTAGTGATGTccattgacctcgaagttcaccagaggagaatgaccttcaacaagcttggcaaagacaggggaGCGCTGCAGTACGTTGATGccattgtgagttcctggcataccaaagaaggagtgccaaatccagaggtcgtgtgtggccactgttggggaacgtagcatgcaatttcaaacatattcctacgctcacgcaagatctatctaggagatgcatagtaacgagagggggagagtgtgtccgcataccctcatagaccgaaagcggaagcgttaggttaacgcggttgatgtagtcgaacgtctttcaCGATCCagctgatccaagtaccgaacgtacggcacctccgagttcagcacacgttcaactcgatgacgtccctcgaactcttgatccagcagagggtcgagggagagttccgtcagcacgacagcgtggtgacggtgatggtgatgtgatccgcgcagggcttcgcctaagcactatgacgctatggccggaggagtaaactgtggaggggggcaccgcacacggctaagacaacaattgatgtgtctttggggtgcccccccccccccgctcatgtatataaaggaggagaggggggaggccggccaaggggcgcgccataggggggaaactgactaggactccaagtcctattcggcccccttccttccaacggagggggaaagggggaaggagaggagagaaagaaggaaagggggccgcgccccctccccttcctattcggactccccttggggggagCGCACGCCTCCCCCTTGCGACTGTCCCCTCTTCTCCCCCCATGGCCAattaggcccattaactttcccggggagTTCCGGTAACCTCCCTATACTCCAAAAAATCCCAGAACCTCtttggaaccattccggtgtccgtatataaccttccaatatatcaatctttacctctcggccatttcgagactcctcgtcatgtccgtgatctcatccgggactccgaacaaacttcggtcaccaaaacacacaactcataatacaaattgtcatcgaacgttaagcgtgtggaccctactggttcgagaactatgtagacatgaccgagacacatctccggtcaataaccaatagcggaacctatatgctcatattggttcctacatatactacgaagatctttatcggtcaaaccgcataacaacatacgtcattccctttgtcatcggtatgttacttgcccgagattcgatcgtcggtatcatcatacctagttcaatctcgttaccggcaagtctctttactcgttccgtaatgcatcattccgcaactaactcattagtcacattgcttgcaaggcttatagtgatgtgcattaccgagagggtccaaagatacctctctgatacaccgagtgacaaatcctaatcttgatctatgccaacccaacaaacaccttcggagacagctgtagagcatctttataatcactcagttacgttatgacgtttgatagcacacaaggtgttcctccggtattcgggagttgcataatctcacagtcagaggaatatgtataagtcatgaagaaagcaatagcaataaaactaaacgatcataatcctaagctaacggatgggtcttgtccatcacatcattctctaatgatgtgatcccgttcatcaaatgacaacacatgtctatggttaggaaacttaaccatgtttgattaacgagctagtcaagtaggggcatactagggacactctgttttgtctatgtattcacgcatgtactaagtttccggttaatacaattctagcatgaataataaacatttgtcttgatatatggaaatataaacaacaactttattattgactctagggcatatttccttcagtctcccacttgcactagagtcaataatctagattacatagtaatgattctaacacccatggagtcttggtgctgatcatgttttgctcgtgaaagaggcttagtcaacgggtgtgcaacattcagatccgtatgtattttgcaaatctctatgtctccctccttgacttgatcacggatgaattgaagcatctcttgatgtgtttggttctcttgtgaaatctggattccttcgccaaggctattgatccagtattgtcacaaaagattttcattggacctgatgcactaggtattacacctagatcggatatgaactccttcatccagactccttcatttgctgcttccgaagcagctatgtactccgcttcacacgtagatcccgccacgacgctctgcttggaactgcaccaactgagagctccaccattcaatataaatacgtatcccgtttgtgacttagagtcatctgaatcagtgtcaaagcttgcatcgacgtaaccatttacttcaagctctttgtcacctccataaacgagaagcatatccttagtccttttcaggtatttcaggatgttcttgaccgctgtccagtgatccactcctggattactttggtacctccctgctaaactaatagcaaggcacacatcaggtctggtacacagcattgcatacatgatagagcctatggctgaagcatagggaacatctttcattttctctctatcttctgaagtggtcgggcattgagtcttactcaacttcacaccttgtaacacatgcaagaaccctttctttgcttgatccattttaaaattcttcaaaactttatcaaggtatgtgctttgtgaaagtccaattaagcgtcttgatctatctttatagatcttgatgcccaatatataagcagcttcaccgaggtctttcattgaaaaattcttattcaagtatccttttatgctatccagaaattatgtatcatttccaatcaacaatatgttatctagatataatattagaaatgttacagagctcccactcactttcttgtaaatacaggcttctccaaaagtctgtataaaaccatatgctttgatcacactatcaaagcgtatattccaactccgagaggcttgcaccagtccataaatggatccctggagcttgcacactttgttagcacctttaggatcgacaaaaccttctggttgcatcatatacaactcttctttaagatatccattaaggaatgcagttttgacatctatttgccaaatttcataatcataaatgcggcaattgctaacatgattcagacagacttaagcatcgctacgggtgagaaggtctcatcgtagtcaactccttgaacttgtcgaaaacctttcgcaataagtcgagctttgtagatagtaacattaccgtcagcttcagtattcttcttgaagatccatttattctctacggcttgccgatcatcgggcaagtcaaccaaagtccacgctttgttctcatacatggatcccatctcagatttcatggcctcaagccatttcgcggaatctgggctcatcatcgcttcctcatagttcgtagcttcgtcatggtctagtaacatgacttctcgaacaggattgccgtaccactctggtgcggaacgtactctggttgacctacaaggttcggtagtaacttgatctgaagtttcatgatcatcatcattaacttcctcacttattggtgtaggcatcactggaactgatttctgtgatgaactactttccaattcgggagaaggtacaattaccttatcaagttctactttcctcccactcacttcattcgagagaaactccttctctagaaaggatccattctcagcaacgaatatcttgccttcgaatctgtgatagaaggtgtacccaacagtctcctttgggtatcctatgaagacgcatttttccgatttgggttcgagcttattagattgaagcattttcacataagcatcgcagccccaaactttaagaaacgatagcttaggtttcttgctaaaccacagttcatatggtgtcgtctcaacggatttagatggtgccctatttaacatgaatgcagccgtctctaaagcataaccccaaaacgatagtggtaaatcgataagagacatcatagttcgcaccatatctaataaagtacggtcacgacgttcggacacaccattacgctatggtgttccaggtggcgtgagttgcgaaactattacacattgtttcaaatgaagaccaaactcataactcaaatattcacctccacgatcagattgtagaaattttatttttttgttacgttgattttccacttcactctgaaattctttgaactattcaaatatttcagacttatgtttcattaagtagatatacccatatctgctcaaatcatctgtgaaggtcagaaaataacgatacccgccgcgagccacaacactcatcggaccacatacatcagtatgtattattttcaataagtcagttgctcgctccattgtttcggagaacggagtcttagtcatcttgcccatgaggcatggttcgcaagcatcaagtgattccaaaagcccattagcatggagtttcttcatgcgctttacaccaatatgacctaaatggcagtgccacaaataagttgcactatcattattaactttgcatcttttggcttcaatattatgaatatgtgtatcactaaaATCGAGATTTAagaaaaatagaccactcatcaagggtgcatgaccatacaagatattactcatataaatcgaacaaccattattctcttatttaaatgaataaccgtctctgatgtctactacgcaactttattcttgtagactcgtgttgggcctccaagcgcagagttttgtaggacagtataaattttccctcaagtggatgacctaaggtttatcaatccatggaaggcataggatgaagatggtctctctcaaacgaccttgcaaccaaatacaagaaatctcttgtgtccccaacacacccaatacaatagcaatttgtataggtgcactagttcggcgaagagatggtgataaaagtgtaatatggatggtagaaatatatttttaatctgaataaataaaaacagcaaggtagcaaatagtaaacgggcacaaaaacggtattgcaatgcttgaaaatgaggcctagggtccgtgctttcgctagtgcaatctctcaacagtgctaatataattggatcatataaccatccctgaaagtgcgatgaagaatcactccaaagttaatatctagcgg is drawn from Aegilops tauschii subsp. strangulata cultivar AL8/78 chromosome 1, Aet v6.0, whole genome shotgun sequence and contains these coding sequences:
- the LOC109739322 gene encoding metacaspase-1 — protein: MMMLVNCSGCRTALQLPHGAPCIRCSICGAVTNVAAPPAPGPVVDPARGAQAPAPAWGPPPPAAHGRKRAVICGISYRFSRHELKGCINDAKCMRHLLTTRFRFPDDSIIMLTEEQTDPYKIPTKHNIRMAMYWLLQGCQPGDSLVFHYSGHGAQQRSYSGDEVDGMDETLCPLDFETQGMIVDDEINAALVRPLPHGAKLHALIDACHSGTALDLPFLCRMSRTGQYVWEDHRPRSGVWKGTSGGEAISFSGCDDNQTSADTSALSKITSTGAMTFCFIQAIEQSQATTYGSILNSMRSTIRNTGSGASMAGGGAVTSLISMLLTGGSASTGGLRQEPQLTACNTFDVYAKPFSL